One window of Nicotiana tomentosiformis chromosome 11, ASM39032v3, whole genome shotgun sequence genomic DNA carries:
- the LOC104120470 gene encoding glutathione S-transferase U17-like yields the protein MSGSSIKFLGTRPSPFANRVEIALNIKSVDYEFITEDIFNKSELLLQSSPVHKKIPVLIHGDNPICESLVIVQYIDETWTNGPSICPSVPHDRAIARFWADYVDNKWFPLILEVGEAVEKEAKKAVLQKIIEGLCLLEEAFIKCSKGKDFFGGDNIGYIDIALGCFLGWIRAMEMMLSVNLIYEAKTPGLAGWAERFLSEKAVKNVIMEPEKLVAVYCRPKNQAANAN from the exons ATGTCAGGAAGCAGCATTAAGTTTCTGGGAACACGACCAAGCCCATTCGCAAATCGAGTTGAAATAGCCCTCAATATCAAGTCTGTGGACTATGAGTTTATTACAGAGGATATCTTCAACAAAAGTGAGCTTCTCCTTCAATCCAGCCCTGTCCACAAGAAAATTCCAGTTCTAATCCATGGTGACAATCCCATCTGTGAGTCGCTAGTCATTGTCCAATACATCGATGAGACATGGACAAATGGCCCTTCTATTTGCCCTTCTGTTCCTCACGACCGTGCCATCGCCAGATTTTGGGCTGATTATGTTGATAACAAG TGGTTCCCTTTGATTTTGGAAGTAGGAGAGGCAGTAGAAAAGGAAGCAAAGAAAGCAGTGCTACAGAAAATCATAGAAGGCCTATGCCTGTTAGAGGAAGCATTTATCAAGTGTAGCAAAGGGAAAGATTTCTTTGGTGGAGACAATATCGGTTATATTGACATTGCTTTGGGCTGCTTTTTAGGGTGGATAAGAGCAATGGAGATGATGTTGAGTGTGAATTTAATATATGAAGCCAAAACACCAGGCTTGGCAGGATGGGCTGAGAGATTCTTGTCAGAGAAAGCTGTTAAGAATGTCATTATGGAGCCAGAGAAACTTGTTGCAGTTTACTGCAGGCCCAAAAATCAAGCTGCTAATGCTAACTAG
- the LOC104120471 gene encoding uncharacterized protein: MNFKNSSTFISCILLIIFPSLISSQACQRFCGNIPMKYPFGTGPGCGDPRFQPFITCNNQQLTFKTHTGCYPVTSIDYNNQLLYISDPSMSTCACTQPSKGFSLDWKAPFSFHDETVFALLDCSTDSSPIYKSNGGMNSTFPLCDSSQGDPVCSLLYSCQAMTRLNLPTSTCCVYTPVDLGPSFEMDLEKLHCTSYSALYGFNGQDANPQAWKYGVALKYKFNFNNDYPEMCDSCEKTNGVCGYCGPYNSFICNCPSGINTTTDCFLGVPWSNSFRTVPWQTGLLLINTLGWFIIVSLM, translated from the exons ATGAATTTCAAGAATTCTTCCACTTTTATCTCCTGCATTTTACTCATTATTTTTCCTTCATTAATCTCATCACAAGCATGCCAAAGATTTTGTGGCAACATACCGATGAAATATCCCTTTGGCACAGGTCCTGGCTGTGGCGATCCGCGTTTCCAGCCGTTCATTACCTGCAACAATCAGCAGCTCACATTCAAAACTCACACTGGATGCTACCCTGTCACATCTATAGATTACAACAACCAACTTTTATACATCAGTGATCCTTCTATGTCAACCTGTGCTTGCACACAGCCAAGCAAAGGTTTCAGTTTAGACTGGAAAGCACCATTTAGCTTTCATGATGAAACAGTTTTTGCTTTGCTCGATTGCTCAACCGATTCTTCGCCAATTTACAAATCCAACGGAGGGATGAATTCAACATTCCCTCTATGTGATTCTTCTCAGGGGGATCCTGTTTGTAGTCTTCTCTATTCTTGCCAAGCAATGACCAGGCTTAACCTCCCAACTTCCACTTGTTGTGTTTACACTCCAGTTGATCTCGGGCCGTCGTTTGAGATGGATTTGGAGAAACTGCATTGCACATCTTACTCAGCTCTCTATGGTTTCAATGGTCAAGATGCCAATCCACAAGCCTGGAAATATGGAGTGGCATTGAAATACAAGTTCAATTTCAACAATGATTACCCTGAAATGTGTGATAGTTGTGAAAAGACTAATGGAGTTTGTGGATATTGTGGTCCTTATAATTCATTCATTTGCAACTGTCCAAGTGGAATTAACACAACAACAGATTGTTTTCTTGGAGTACCCTGGAGTAACAGTTTTAGAACTGTCCCTTGGCAAACTG GGCTATTGTTGATCAATACCTTGGGATGGTTTATTATTGTGTCGCTGATGTAG